The following proteins are encoded in a genomic region of Aerococcaceae bacterium DSM 111021:
- a CDS encoding LysM peptidoglycan-binding domain-containing protein: MIHKKRRNLKFTATLLASMMALGFGQVQANAQDFVGPEPGDEAYLPGYSLVEQYFPSVDAAVEYANANFNIDIHADFYVTMDENGAYVYYELLDDVEEPEEPEIPEDNMYVVQPGDYLYRIANEFNITVQDIIDWNNLESEFLNVGQVLIIADPDGGEVPEEPDPEPEELEDNIYVVQAGDYLYRIASEFGITVDELITWNSLESNSLYIGQELIVVNPDGEVEEPNPEDPEDIIYVVQSGDYLYRIASEFDVTVQDIIEWNNLENDSLQVGDELVIRQ, translated from the coding sequence ATGATTCACAAAAAACGTCGGAACTTAAAATTTACAGCCACGTTATTAGCATCAATGATGGCACTCGGCTTTGGTCAAGTTCAAGCAAATGCACAAGATTTTGTTGGTCCTGAGCCAGGAGACGAAGCATACTTACCAGGATATTCACTTGTGGAGCAATATTTCCCAAGTGTTGATGCAGCGGTTGAATATGCTAACGCTAACTTCAATATTGATATTCATGCTGATTTTTATGTCACTATGGATGAGAATGGTGCCTATGTCTACTATGAACTATTAGATGATGTAGAGGAACCAGAAGAACCAGAAATTCCTGAAGATAATATGTATGTTGTTCAACCGGGTGATTATCTATACCGTATCGCTAATGAGTTTAATATTACGGTTCAAGATATTATCGATTGGAACAATTTAGAAAGTGAGTTTTTAAACGTAGGACAAGTATTAATCATCGCTGACCCAGATGGCGGTGAAGTTCCAGAAGAACCAGACCCCGAACCTGAAGAGCTAGAAGATAACATCTACGTAGTTCAAGCCGGTGATTATTTATATCGAATAGCAAGTGAATTTGGTATAACTGTAGATGAGCTAATCACATGGAACAGCTTAGAAAGTAATAGTTTATACATAGGACAAGAATTAATTGTTGTTAATCCAGATGGTGAGGTAGAGGAGCCAAACCCTGAGGACCCAGAAGATATTATCTATGTGGTTCAATCAGGCGATTACTTATACCGTATCGCTTCTGAGTTTGACGTCACTGTTCAAGATATTATTGAATGGAACAATTTAGAAAATGATTCCTTACAAGTTGGAGACGAATTAGTCATCAGACAATAA
- a CDS encoding ParA family protein → MSKMIAVGNQKGGVGKTTTTVNLGAALATLGKKVLIIDSDSQGNATSGLGVERSALDASLYEVLIDQVPIKDVIVETSQENLSIVPSNIQLAAAELELVNIENRESRMKEAVASIRLNYDYILIDCPPSLGQLSINAFTASDTILIPVQAEYYALEGLTQLLNTIRLVQKTYNRNFRIEGVLITMLDARTNLGFEVMEEVRKYFHEKVYKTVIPRNIRLSEAPSYGQSVIEYDPRSRGAEMYVELAKEVISNDE, encoded by the coding sequence ATGAGTAAAATGATTGCAGTCGGTAATCAAAAAGGTGGTGTTGGTAAAACAACAACTACAGTCAACCTAGGAGCTGCTTTAGCTACACTAGGTAAAAAAGTATTAATAATTGATTCTGATTCGCAAGGAAATGCGACGAGTGGTCTTGGTGTAGAAAGAAGTGCGCTGGATGCAAGTTTATATGAAGTACTTATTGATCAAGTTCCAATTAAAGATGTCATTGTTGAAACCAGTCAAGAAAACTTATCGATCGTACCCTCAAACATTCAACTTGCAGCAGCAGAATTAGAATTGGTTAACATAGAGAACCGTGAATCACGCATGAAAGAAGCAGTTGCTTCGATTCGCCTAAACTATGATTATATCTTGATTGATTGTCCGCCATCATTGGGTCAATTATCAATTAATGCATTCACTGCAAGTGATACAATTTTAATTCCAGTACAGGCTGAATACTATGCCTTAGAAGGACTAACGCAATTGTTAAACACAATTCGTTTGGTTCAAAAGACTTACAATCGTAATTTCCGCATCGAAGGGGTATTAATTACAATGCTTGATGCAAGAACGAATCTAGGTTTTGAAGTGATGGAAGAAGTGCGTAAATACTTCCATGAGAAAGTTTATAAAACAGTTATTCCACGTAATATCCGCTTATCTGAAGCACCTTCTTATGGACAATCGGTGATTGAATATGATCCACGTTCTAGAGGTGCCGAGATGTATGTCGAATTGGCAAAGGAAGTGATTAGTAATGACGAATAA
- a CDS encoding methylated-DNA--[protein]-cysteine S-methyltransferase: MERKITLSQILYYTFLPMLDRLYTVASTENGLTYVSPDDGDITILEKLFKGFTIQEDESINAESIKQLQEYTQGSRNEFDLVLDIQNGTPFQQSIWKALLDVPYGRTIHYGALAENINNPKAVRAVGGAVGQNPISIIIPCHRIIGKNGSLTGYNGGINVKMKLLDIEGIQYTG, encoded by the coding sequence ATGGAAAGGAAAATTACTTTGAGTCAAATATTATATTATACTTTTCTCCCAATGCTCGACCGATTATATACCGTCGCTTCCACAGAAAACGGCTTAACGTACGTCAGTCCAGATGATGGAGATATAACGATTTTGGAAAAGCTATTTAAGGGGTTTACTATCCAAGAAGATGAATCTATAAATGCAGAATCGATTAAACAACTTCAAGAATACACACAAGGATCACGTAATGAGTTTGATTTAGTGTTAGACATCCAAAATGGAACACCTTTTCAGCAGTCAATTTGGAAAGCATTACTTGATGTTCCTTACGGTCGAACTATTCATTATGGAGCGTTGGCTGAAAATATAAACAATCCTAAAGCAGTTCGTGCAGTTGGAGGCGCTGTTGGCCAAAATCCAATTTCTATTATTATTCCGTGTCACCGTATCATCGGAAAGAATGGTTCGTTAACAGGCTATAATGGTGGGATTAATGTAAAGATGAAATTGTTAGATATCGAAGGTATTCAATACACTGGTTAA
- the rsmG gene encoding 16S rRNA (guanine(527)-N(7))-methyltransferase RsmG: MTVEEFIQSLSDKGIQLSEKQINQFEQYYHLLVEWNEKINLTAITAKPDVYLKHFYDSLMPLWMAPDYFKENASLCDVGAGAGFPSIPMKIVRPDLDITIVDSLNKRITFLNLLAEELELTDVKAVHGRAEEVGQDKEYREQFNLVTARAVASLNILSELCLPLVQKGGYFIALKAQRADEEVVKAKKAIALLGAKFEEQISEMLPIEDSEREILVIRKTLETPKKYPRRPGKPAKQPL, encoded by the coding sequence ATGACAGTCGAAGAATTTATTCAATCCCTTAGTGATAAGGGTATTCAACTAAGTGAAAAACAAATTAATCAGTTTGAACAGTATTACCACCTGTTAGTCGAGTGGAATGAAAAAATTAATTTAACAGCAATCACAGCTAAGCCAGATGTATATTTAAAGCATTTCTATGATTCATTGATGCCACTTTGGATGGCGCCAGATTATTTCAAAGAGAATGCATCTTTATGTGATGTCGGAGCAGGGGCAGGTTTTCCAAGTATTCCAATGAAAATTGTGCGCCCGGACTTAGACATTACAATCGTAGATTCATTAAATAAACGCATCACATTTCTTAATCTGCTTGCAGAAGAATTGGAATTGACTGATGTGAAAGCTGTCCATGGACGAGCAGAAGAAGTAGGTCAAGATAAAGAGTATCGTGAGCAGTTTAATCTTGTGACAGCGAGAGCGGTTGCTTCACTAAACATCTTGAGCGAGCTTTGTTTACCTCTTGTTCAAAAGGGTGGTTACTTTATTGCACTGAAAGCACAAAGAGCTGACGAAGAGGTAGTTAAAGCGAAGAAAGCTATCGCATTACTTGGAGCGAAGTTTGAAGAACAAATAAGTGAAATGCTTCCGATTGAGGATAGTGAACGTGAAATTTTAGTGATAAGAAAAACACTAGAAACACCTAAGAAATATCCAAGACGTCCAGGTAAACCAGCAAAACAACCGTTATAA
- a CDS encoding ParB/RepB/Spo0J family partition protein, with protein sequence MTNNNQPRKRGGLGRGMEALFSSYEETPGENEIVEEIPLDQIRANPYQPRKTFNEKALNELADSIKQSGVFQPVILRQSTIKGYELIAGERRVRASRLAGKDTIPGIVRQLNEEQMIEIAVVENLQREDLSPLEEAEAYNVLMENLNLTQAQVAERIGKSRPYIANYLRLLSLPEEIKTMVGEQLSMGQARTILGLKDKNQLIPVAKRVVNEGMTVRQLEELVQSLNDTAPQEDEDKDKKEKAKKPSHFVALEQEMQEYFGTATTINQRGERGKIEIEFLSESDLIRILDLLNIHL encoded by the coding sequence ATGACGAATAACAATCAACCACGTAAACGGGGCGGTTTAGGCCGAGGTATGGAAGCCTTATTCTCTTCATATGAAGAGACACCCGGTGAGAATGAAATTGTTGAAGAAATTCCATTAGATCAAATTCGTGCTAACCCTTATCAACCACGTAAAACATTCAATGAAAAAGCTTTAAACGAGTTAGCTGACTCGATTAAACAGTCAGGTGTATTTCAACCGGTCATTCTGAGACAATCCACAATCAAAGGATATGAATTAATTGCTGGTGAACGTCGTGTTCGTGCGAGTCGATTAGCTGGTAAAGATACGATCCCCGGTATTGTTCGTCAACTTAATGAAGAGCAGATGATTGAAATTGCTGTTGTCGAGAACTTACAACGTGAGGACTTAAGTCCTTTAGAAGAAGCTGAGGCTTATAACGTTTTAATGGAAAATCTTAACCTAACCCAAGCTCAAGTAGCTGAACGAATTGGTAAAAGTCGTCCGTATATCGCAAATTATCTCCGTTTATTATCATTGCCAGAAGAAATTAAGACAATGGTTGGAGAACAATTATCAATGGGTCAAGCGCGTACTATCTTAGGACTTAAAGATAAAAACCAACTCATTCCAGTCGCAAAGCGCGTAGTGAATGAGGGGATGACTGTTCGTCAACTTGAGGAATTAGTTCAATCTTTAAATGATACAGCGCCGCAAGAAGACGAAGATAAGGATAAGAAAGAAAAAGCAAAAAAACCATCGCATTTCGTTGCACTTGAACAAGAAATGCAAGAGTACTTCGGTACTGCTACGACGATTAATCAACGTGGTGAACGTGGTAAAATTGAGATTGAATTTTTATCCGAGTCAGACTTGATTCGAATACTAGATTTATTAAATATACATTTATAA
- a CDS encoding DUF1129 family protein, whose amino-acid sequence MSEDNKKELEEKDVEVTEVINEEIVEDTDAPIVEELDERTIIAGVEASKFAQLTNKNKQFMLSIDKKLSNQLHYEVQERVYVEMVDTLLDGQATGQTARQIYGTPTETAEVILEQEFPNPENAPVEKSPDWQIALDGGLMLGSLFTFITGISMLNADAGTASAFMGLTTLIINYIVAGIAMLITSKVMPDLDAPKGERRLWRYFGVSIAAMFGWFLVVSMSAVLLPSVMNPVFTPITYIVIAAVTFGVRFLLKRQLNIQGGVF is encoded by the coding sequence ATGTCAGAAGATAACAAAAAAGAACTAGAAGAAAAAGACGTTGAAGTAACGGAAGTGATTAATGAAGAAATCGTTGAAGATACGGATGCGCCAATTGTAGAGGAATTGGATGAAAGAACTATTATTGCTGGCGTTGAGGCAAGTAAATTCGCGCAATTGACGAATAAAAACAAGCAATTCATGTTAAGTATTGATAAGAAATTATCGAATCAATTACACTATGAAGTACAGGAACGTGTCTATGTTGAGATGGTTGATACATTATTAGATGGACAAGCAACAGGGCAAACGGCTCGTCAAATCTATGGTACGCCAACTGAGACAGCGGAAGTCATTCTGGAACAAGAGTTTCCGAATCCTGAAAATGCTCCCGTTGAAAAATCACCAGACTGGCAAATTGCTTTAGACGGCGGACTGATGTTAGGTTCATTATTCACATTCATCACTGGTATTTCGATGTTGAATGCTGATGCGGGGACAGCGTCTGCTTTTATGGGATTAACAACACTAATTATTAATTATATTGTTGCCGGAATTGCGATGTTAATTACATCAAAAGTGATGCCTGATTTAGATGCACCAAAAGGTGAACGTCGATTATGGCGTTACTTCGGTGTGTCAATCGCAGCGATGTTTGGATGGTTCTTAGTCGTAAGTATGAGCGCTGTATTACTTCCATCTGTGATGAACCCAGTGTTTACACCAATAACTTATATCGTCATTGCAGCCGTAACATTTGGAGTGCGTTTCTTATTGAAGAGACAATTAAACATTCAAGGTGGCGTATTCTAG
- the ychF gene encoding redox-regulated ATPase YchF, which yields MALTAGIVGLPNVGKSTLFNAITKAGVEAANYPFATIDPNVGVVEVPDQRLVDITEVVKPKKTIPTTFEFTDIAGIVKGASKGEGLGNKFLSNIRQVDAICHVVRCFEDENITHVDGKVDPLSDIETINLELILADLESIEKRLTRVQKLARTKDKDALIEADILVRLKDALENDQLANSVEFTKEEEPFVKGLFLLTRKDMLYVANIGEEEVSDPSSNPHLAKVIEFASAQGAEVVPVCASLEEEIAILDDEEKAVFLEDFGLEESGLDRLIQKAYTLLGLGTYFTAGEQEVRAWTFKKGMKAPQAAGVIHTDFERGFIRAETVSYDHLMESQSMARARELGYYRSEGKEYVVKDGDIMLFRFNV from the coding sequence ATGGCTTTAACAGCTGGTATTGTTGGTTTACCTAACGTAGGTAAATCAACACTTTTTAACGCAATTACGAAGGCAGGAGTCGAAGCAGCAAACTATCCGTTCGCGACAATCGACCCGAACGTTGGAGTGGTAGAAGTACCTGATCAACGTTTAGTAGATATTACAGAAGTAGTAAAACCTAAGAAAACTATTCCAACAACTTTCGAGTTTACGGATATTGCTGGAATCGTAAAGGGTGCTAGTAAAGGTGAAGGTTTAGGGAACAAGTTTTTAAGTAATATTCGTCAAGTAGACGCAATTTGTCACGTTGTACGTTGTTTTGAAGATGAGAACATTACTCACGTTGACGGTAAAGTTGATCCACTTTCGGATATTGAAACGATCAACTTAGAGTTAATCTTAGCCGACTTAGAATCGATTGAAAAACGTTTAACACGTGTTCAAAAATTAGCGAGAACAAAAGATAAAGATGCTTTAATTGAAGCAGATATTCTAGTGCGTTTAAAAGATGCATTGGAAAATGATCAACTAGCTAATTCAGTTGAATTTACTAAAGAGGAAGAACCATTTGTTAAAGGTTTATTCTTATTGACTAGAAAAGACATGTTATATGTCGCAAACATTGGTGAAGAAGAAGTAAGTGATCCAAGTTCAAACCCTCATTTAGCGAAAGTAATCGAATTTGCTTCTGCTCAAGGAGCAGAGGTTGTTCCAGTATGTGCAAGTCTTGAAGAAGAAATTGCCATCTTAGATGACGAAGAGAAAGCTGTATTCTTAGAAGATTTTGGTCTTGAAGAATCAGGTTTAGACCGCTTAATTCAAAAAGCGTATACTTTATTAGGTTTAGGAACTTACTTTACAGCTGGAGAGCAAGAAGTACGTGCTTGGACGTTCAAAAAAGGCATGAAAGCACCTCAAGCTGCTGGAGTGATTCATACAGACTTCGAGCGTGGATTCATTCGTGCTGAGACAGTTTCTTATGATCATTTGATGGAATCACAAAGCATGGCTCGAGCGCGTGAATTAGGTTACTACCGTTCAGAAGGTAAAGAATATGTCGTTAAAGACGGCGACATCATGTTATTTAGATTTAACGTTTAG
- the guaB gene encoding IMP dehydrogenase, with protein sequence MDAWNTKFQREGYTFDDVILVPAESHVLPNDVDLSVELAPNLKLNVPILSASMDTVTESDMAIAMARQGGLGVIHKNMSIEAQADEVRRVKRSENGVILDPFYLTPQHIVKDAEELMSHYRISGVPIVKSEMDLTLVGIITNRDTRFINDDQAQIDTVMTKDGLVTASIGTSLEEAERILFDHRIEKLPLVNDKGHLSGLITIKDIEKVIQYPNAAKDSHGRLLVAAAIGVTNDTFERAEALINQQIDALVVDTAHGHSAGVIRKIKEIRDKYPDVTIIAGNVATAEGTRALFDVGVDVVKVGIGPGSICTTRVVAGVGVPQLTAIYEAATAAREYGKAIIADGGIKYSGDIVKAIAAGGHAVMLGSMLAGTDESPGNFEIYQGRRFKTYRGMGSLAAMEKGSSDRYFQSKNEANKLVPEGIEGRVAYKGSAQDIVFQMLGGMRAGMGYTGSANLKALREEAQFIRMSGAGLIESHPHDVNITKEAPNYSRA encoded by the coding sequence ATGGACGCATGGAACACTAAATTTCAACGTGAAGGATATACATTCGATGATGTGATCTTAGTACCAGCCGAAAGTCATGTATTACCTAACGATGTTGATTTATCAGTAGAATTAGCCCCTAATTTAAAGTTAAATGTCCCAATTTTATCAGCGAGTATGGATACAGTAACCGAATCAGATATGGCCATTGCAATGGCACGTCAAGGTGGATTAGGGGTTATTCATAAGAATATGTCAATTGAAGCACAAGCTGACGAAGTTCGACGTGTAAAGCGTTCAGAAAATGGCGTAATTTTAGATCCATTTTACTTAACACCTCAACATATTGTTAAGGATGCAGAAGAGCTAATGTCACATTACCGTATTAGCGGTGTTCCGATTGTAAAATCTGAAATGGATTTAACCTTAGTAGGAATTATAACTAACCGTGATACTCGCTTCATCAATGATGATCAGGCTCAAATTGATACAGTGATGACGAAAGACGGATTAGTGACGGCATCTATCGGTACATCTTTAGAAGAAGCAGAACGTATTTTATTCGATCACCGTATTGAAAAATTACCGTTAGTAAACGACAAAGGCCACTTATCTGGCTTAATTACAATTAAAGATATTGAAAAAGTCATTCAATATCCAAATGCAGCTAAAGATAGCCATGGTCGTCTGTTAGTAGCAGCTGCGATTGGTGTAACGAATGATACATTTGAACGTGCTGAAGCGTTAATCAATCAACAAATTGATGCATTAGTTGTCGATACAGCACATGGACATAGTGCCGGTGTGATTCGTAAGATTAAAGAAATTCGTGATAAATACCCAGATGTTACAATTATTGCTGGTAACGTTGCGACTGCAGAAGGCACTCGCGCTTTATTTGATGTTGGTGTTGATGTTGTTAAAGTAGGTATTGGTCCAGGATCAATCTGTACAACACGAGTGGTTGCTGGTGTAGGCGTACCTCAATTAACAGCTATTTATGAAGCTGCAACTGCAGCCCGTGAATATGGTAAAGCAATCATTGCCGATGGTGGAATCAAGTATTCTGGTGACATTGTCAAAGCAATTGCTGCCGGAGGACACGCTGTTATGCTAGGAAGTATGTTAGCAGGAACGGACGAATCACCTGGAAACTTTGAAATTTACCAAGGACGTCGCTTTAAGACATACCGTGGTATGGGAAGTTTAGCTGCGATGGAAAAAGGTTCAAGCGATCGTTACTTCCAATCGAAAAACGAAGCGAACAAATTAGTTCCAGAAGGAATCGAAGGACGTGTAGCTTATAAAGGAAGCGCGCAAGATATTGTCTTCCAAATGCTTGGAGGCATGCGAGCTGGTATGGGTTATACTGGGTCCGCTAACTTGAAAGCTTTACGCGAAGAAGCACAATTCATCCGTATGAGTGGAGCAGGACTAATCGAGTCTCACCCACATGATGTTAATATTACAAAAGAAGCACCAAACTATTCTCGTGCTTAA
- a CDS encoding DUF951 domain-containing protein: protein MNRKEFDKLDIVEMKKPHACQTNRWQIIRMGMDIRIQCMNCNHIVTMTRRDFEKKLKRILEKAE, encoded by the coding sequence ATGAATCGTAAAGAATTTGATAAACTCGATATTGTCGAAATGAAGAAACCACACGCATGCCAAACGAACCGTTGGCAGATTATCCGTATGGGTATGGATATTCGTATACAATGTATGAATTGTAATCATATTGTGACGATGACTCGTCGTGATTTTGAAAAGAAATTGAAACGTATCTTAGAAAAAGCAGAATAA